aaggaTTATAATCTTTCAATAATCTACTATACTTTCATTTACATattgcataattaagaaaagatAATgccatatatttattattaataattttttaaaaattttatgaatattttaatatattttttaaaattaaaatattaattaaatttttttttcataatataaagtttatatagtaaaattttcaatttaaaaacattaaatttccACTCTTTCattctttatttatatatacagAAAAAAATTCTCTCCCATCACCATCCTTCCAAGTCCATGATAAAGCAACGCTTGACCCACCTCATTTTAGGCATCCAGGAGTCCAATAATGACATGGAAACAGCAGAGTCTGACGTGGTCGGTGATCTGCATGACACATGTCATAGCTCCATTGGAGAAATAGGACTGTGGGATCCACGGGTGTGGGCCAACTCCACCGCCCAAGAGAAAACCTAAAATGGAGAAATTTGTCAAAGCTTTTTCAACTTTACAGACTAGGCATAGGTCCTGGGGCAAACAGAACAGAGCTCAGGACGCTGCCTCCCTGCTTGCCCACCTGGAATCATTGTTCTCCGCTTCCTGCTTATGTCATATTCTCcgatgattttttattttttaattttgcgtTTCTCTTTCTTTGCAGGTAAAATAAGCCCATCTCAAATTCAGATTTGGGTAATCATGCGATTTGAgaaacattatagaaaaaagGTGATCAACTCCAATTGTGTGATAATTTTGTAGATGTGGCAATTAAGGTCGGTTTGGCTTTTATAAGAAATTAGAATTAAccaatttcataattatatcaTTCATGACTATTGATTATAATATCTGACAAATCCTGTAATGATTTTTAACCCATTTCAGTATGATTTACTCATCCCATTCTTTATGGCTGCTTCAATATACAGAGTTCATGACATGTGAatctgaatttaaatattaatttctctgtttaattaataattaataatccatttcatataatttttttaaattaattaattaattaaagaagaaaataagaagCTGGGAACATGATAATAATAAAGGTCACCTACATTACCGACTGCACAAAGCACATAAGCACAAAAAACCAAAAGAAAGATGATGGCTTAGCTGAAAATGGCCCTCCATTATTTACCCTTTTCGATCAAAAACAAATATCTAGggtaatttaaaaagataaactacagcttatttgaaaaaaaaaaaattaattcactaTTCTTAAAATGTTGATCTATTCCTATTGATTTTGATTTCAGAGAGATGTGAGGTCAAATCCCAAGATTCCTCTTCCTTAGGTAGAGTTCCCACCTCTCTCCCTCTCACATGAAGCTTACTGGCCTCTACTCCTCTCTCTATATAAGCCACTCTCAGTTACCCTCTCTCTGCACCAAATACACTCTAAGCTCTCTCTTCACTTCCTCTTTGCTTCTCGCCATTTACTTTTAGTTTCTATTTCATTTTCTCTTGCTTTCTATGGCTACTGTTGAGGTCACCCATCAttcttttcttcttaatttttcATTCAGATTCTTGATTTTCAGTATTATTCTAATTGCTgatcatttaatatatttttcaggtGGTATCAGCACAGACTGCACTTCCAGAGGAGAAAGCTGAGGAAGTCAAGGTTCCAGAGGCAGCACCAGTTGCTGATGAAAAACCAGAAGAAGAGCCAAAGGAAGCAGAGGCGGTTGATCAGGTATCTGAAGAACCAGTAGCACCAGAGTCTGATGCTCCGGCGGAAGCAGTGGTGGAAACTAAAGAGGTGGTAGAGGTTGAAGAAGCAAAGGATGTGAAAGAAGAGCCAGAAGTAGAGAAAACTGCGGAAGAGGAGACTCCCGAGGAAGAAACATCTCAGGAGGAACCAGCACCAGAGACCGTTGTTGAGGAGGCTCCCAAAGAGACAACTGAGCCTGCAACTGATGCAGAAGCACCGGCACCGGAAGCTCCGGTTGAAGCTCCGAAGGAGGAAGAAGGCGGTGAGAAGAAGAAGCCTGAAGCAGAAGAAGCTGCAGTTGAGAAGCCTGAGTAAAGAGTCGAAGGGTACGGTGgttttcttgaaagcttgtttaGTGGGTAAGCTAGGGTTGGTCATTGCATGCCATTCTGTAATATTCCTCTTCTAGCTTGTGGTTTAATAAGAGTACTAGTTTCTTTTTAGGGTAATGGGTCTCGGTATTGGGATGTCCCACTTGGGTTGAACCCAATGAGAAGTCGCCACATGGCAGACATGCATTTGCTACAGTGTAGGATATGTTTTGGGTAGTCTATTGCATCTGTGACAGATCAGcatgtatgcttgtttggttCCATGCAGTATTgagttttttaatatatattatggtCTTTGATGTTtgcaataataaaaattttagggTTTGATCTTTGTTTAATAATTTGCATTTTGCAGTATAATTATTAGCTTTTAAAATTTTCGACTATAATTCGCTTGGCTTCACTTCAATTTTAgcaatttctgaaatttaaataaattaaactatttttaaattattcaagactcaatttataaaattttgatacGACTATTTTCTAACCAAGATAAGCTCAATTTTAGGGTTGCACCCCTAAAAGCTTAAAGATCAAAGCTGAATGATGATCCATCATTGATACGGTAATAAATGGAACATCCTCTTGATACAgtgtataaatattaaaaagaaattgcatggtttataaatagaaaagagGTAGTGATGATCATGTGGGTTGCACATGGCTACACCCTGTGATCTAACATCAAGATAAGGTCAATGTGAGTAGGATCGAGTTGGTGAATTATAATTCTCCACTGATATGGCCCATATGGCTACTCATAAAGATCATGCCCAAATGAGGTGATGAATTACCCttgctatgattttat
This genomic interval from Manihot esculenta cultivar AM560-2 chromosome 12, M.esculenta_v8, whole genome shotgun sequence contains the following:
- the LOC122721377 gene encoding fruit protein pKIWI501-like → MATVEVVSAQTALPEEKAEEVKVPEAAPVADEKPEEEPKEAEAVDQVSEEPVAPESDAPAEAVVETKEVVEVEEAKDVKEEPEVEKTAEEETPEEETSQEEPAPETVVEEAPKETTEPATDAEAPAPEAPVEAPKEEEGGEKKKPEAEEAAVEKPE